ATAAGTTGGGTGGATGACATGGAAGAGTGCATCAGGTGTGCTATACGACCATTGTAATGCCACTAAAACTTAAGGGAAAATCTTATAAAACGACAAAAAGGTCACCAATGTTTTATGGCATGGAATGTTGGGCAGTCATCAAAAATCAACACGTGCAAAAAATGAGTGTAGCGTAGATAAGAatgctttgttggatgtgtgAGCACACAAGAAatccaaggtaaagtaggagtgacCACAATCGAAGGTAGGATGAGAGAAAACTAGTTAAGGTGGTTAGGACATGTGAACTGAAGACCTACAGATGCTTCAGTTAGAAAATGTGATTATAAGACACAGTgcaaaaggggtagaggaagacctaggaagactttgaAAGAGACATTAAGAAAAGACATGGAGTATTGAGAGCTAACAAAAGACTTGGCGCAAAACTGAGCATAGTGGCGTTTTAGGATTCATGCAgttgaccccacttagtggaataaagctttgttgttgttgtacggGTTTGGTAAACTTACGTGCGCGTGTATACATCTAAAAAACCTCCAGCATCTAGATAACAAATGTGTGCATGGAAATAAATGTTTCAAAGTTGTAAGATCAAATGAAAATacgaaaaaggaaaattatagatttcattcatgtattgatCAGTCTACAAAGGTCTACAAAGGTCAAAATTATACAGGAATATTAATTGTATTATGTGCTGAAAGTATATCTATGTTAGTGAGTCTGACTTACATGACGATTTTAAGTTTCATCTACTTGCAAGACTAGGCCGCTTTTTATGGAGTGCCGTTGACATGTCACGCAGACTATGTGTTATCTCCGTGAACGATGGGCGATCAGCAGGATCCGGTGACCAGCATTGTTCCATTAGATTTTTCCATTCAGAATCACAACGCTTTGGAATAGGCGGCCTCAGTGTGTTATTTACAATTCCCCCTATAAAGAAAGTTGATGAAAATAGAAACTCAGTAATTCAGATAAAACGATAAGTTCTTTATGCAGAATGAAGTCTGTTGAGGCGCTTAAGAATGAATTTAGATGAAACAATCCTTTTAACCTGTACAGGCTAGAAAACTTACCAATAATGGCACCACAGTGCATGTTAGCGTACGGCTCCTCCCCAGTCAGGATCTCCCACATTACGATACCAAATGAGAAAACATCAACCTGTCAAAGAATGAACACCTAAATCATCAAGTTAAAACATTTTAGGCATGATTTGCTCAGCCTCcctcataaaaataataaagttCCTAACCTTCTCAGAAACCCGGTTGCTGCTCCCATTTAATAGTTCTGGTGCCATCCACGGAAGGGTTCCTCGCACACCACCAGATACTAGTGTGTTGCGCTTAATTCTTGACAAACCAAAATCTCCAACCTGCAGAAGGCATTCTTGGCTGGTCAAGAaaaggactttttttttttttaaagaactacttattaatttcttttaattgaaaaatatagCAAAACCAGTCATTGTATTTGAATCCactgtcaaaaaaaaaaaaaatacggaAGACAAGAAGGGTATGCTACATTTTGTATTGAACCAATTACCTTGCATATGGGCCGTTCGGGATCCCTCAAATTAACAAGTAAGTTGTCACACTTCAAATCAAAGTGaacaatatttttgaaatgcaAATACTCCATGCCGAAAGCTGTGTCCATTAAGATTATGAGCCTCTTTCGACGATCAAGCACTCTGCATGAAGAATCTGAAGACTGCATAAATCTTTTAGTGTTAGAGGATATATTGAACAAAACAAAGATGGATCAACTAACCTATCTTTCCTTATTAGGGCATGCCTCAACGATCCATTCACCATGTATTCAGCTACAGTTGCCAACGTTCCTCCACGCCCATCAGGCACTACCCCATAAAATGCTACCACATTTGGATGGTGAAGGGTGGAAAGAATCTTTGCCTCTCTCCAGAAGTCCTTAGTCTGTCAAACAAGTGAAATTTGCACTGTCATTGCGAAAATATTTTCAACTGTTGGATCTACATTTAACCCCCAAGCCATTTTGTATATACATCTCCAGGCACTGGGAAGCTCTAACATAAATTTAGCcaacaaaatcaatttttttcttaaatttagcCAACAATAGCCTGCATGTTATGATATAATTTACCGTACAAATGATCACAAAATGTAGTGTGAATTTTTAGTTATGAAATTccgaattttgaaaactaatGACTTTGGGGACCAACCAGTCGATCTTGCTCTGATGATCTTCCAGAGAAACAACTCTTTTTTATCCTCTTAATTGCAACATCTGTTCCTCTCCATTTGCCATGATAGACAGTTCCATATGTACCGGATCCTAACTCTTGCAGTTCTTCGAGATCATCATTCTTTATGATCTGTATATATAGTAGCTGATTTACATTAAAGATGGTTTAAAAGAGTGATGCGAAAAAAAACATTGCTTGGTCAAGAAACAAATCAAGCATCCATCAGATGTAGAGAAGAGATAAGTAATATCATATCATGAATAAATCCATCAAGATAGTAGCTCTCAACCTGCAAACCATAGATGCCTGCTTCCATTTCGGCTATTGCGACGTCGCTGATAGTTTCATGCCTATGACTGCCATCAGCTGTCATAGCCTATAAAATACAAGATAGGAGCTCTAGTTTACCACCGGAAAAGTACCATAAAAATCATTGCTCAAATTCTGATAGGGATTATGCTTACCTTGTTATCAGATGCTGGAGCTAAACTTCCGGTCACTGTTTCTCCAGGTGATGAACAATCATCACTGGCCTCATCTTCTGTATGCGAGACATGATAGACCACTTTAGAGGCAGGGATACCAGATGGTGTCATATTAGTCAAGTCCTCTACAATAACTACCGAGTCCGTCAGTTTGTTGTCATGCCAACTATCCAGTGGCTGTAACTGGGCGGGGATAGCATCTTCACAGTTGGTTACTTCAGAAGACTGTCTGCTGAGACCTACGTTAGGATAATTCATTGGTTCCTTATCATGGAGAGAAAATTCTCCGTCTGGTGCAGCAGTTGTAGCCAATTTCTGAATAGGTTCCGATAGTTTGAAATGAAATTATCAGCAAAGTTAGGGCAaatattcaaagaaaaaaataaataaataaaattggaaAAGGCACAAGTACTTACATATGTGGAGACTAAGAACTCCTGAGATGCAACAGGTAGAAGTTCACGGGACCGATGAGAAACTGGTTGACTGCTAATTGTCTCAGCTATAGCACATCGCTGATCCCAAGTACAGTTTTCGCTCCTAAGAGAAAACTGAGAAATTGTGTCAAGTCCATAGCCTTGGGGGCCCATATTATCTTCAGAACCTTCAGTTTTGGGGTTTGATGAACCAGAAATCCCACTTCCAGGGCATTGTGAATGTTCTGAAGCTAAACAACCACTGCGAAGGCAGTTTGCATCTTGTTCCTTCTTAAATTCCATGACAATATCATTTGATGTAACTTCAACATTTCCTTCAAAGTGTGTCCATTTTTTATCAGCACAAATGTCATCCATGTCTGTCTGGTTCAACATCTCCAGAGCTCGTTCCACTTTACATTGGTCAGGTCTCCTGGCCGTGAATTGATTACCGTATTTAGCAATTTGATGTTTCCCATCAAGAATCACTTTCTGTTGCACATGCTGTTCTTGTGAGGACCTTTGTATCTTCAACGAAGGTGATTTTTCTAGTCTATATTTCAGTGAGAGCACTGGGATAACTTCTCCTTTGGAGGTCGTCTGAACATGTTCCTGCAACTGAGGGTCAGAAAGTACTGCATGCATTATTCTGTGGTGAGAAGCATCTCTTTCACCAGACCCTGAAGATAGCCCCACTGTATCTTCAGGACGAGAGATAGATTTTTCTGAATGGAGGTCCTTTTCCAGAATCACAAGTCTCTCAGATTTCATACCACTTTTGCCATACTGTGCAGAAGGCACAAAATTTTCGCTAAAGCTACGATTGTGGGAGTGCACAATGTGGGACTTTTTAGTCCGGTAATTTTCAGCCAAATATTTGTTATGATGATGGTGATTTAACAATGGAGGCTCATGATGAAGGTTATCGTTACTGTCCCCTGCATCAAGATAATAGCTATTGTCGCAGGGAAGTTTTTCCATAGCAGAGGGAGCAATGCCTCCACTACCATCACAATATGATCGATCCAAATAAAGCTGCACATTAGAACTCTTGGGATCTCTATGTTGGAGTGGAACGGGAGATATTGGAGGGGATTGATTAAAGGACTTCTTTGGGATCTGAAGAGTAGCTAAGAACTGAGGAGCTGGTTTAGGCAATGCACCCAATGCGTTTGAGGAACTGGGGCTATAATCTTTGGTCTCAAAATATGCAGCTGTAGGAGAGTCTCTATTAAAGGTTGGACTATAATCTGACATATTTCCGTACTGGCTAGTCTGGCTGGCCAAACTTTGCCCGCTAGAGCTTTTCCGAGGACTTCGGTCTAACATACCATTAACAGCAAAAACAAATTCACAGTCAGCACCGATTGGATGTGTTACCCTTGCCTCGACAGAACTTGGGATCTCCGTTTCAGATAAAGGTACAAGGAAGAGCCTCAGTCTTTGAGAACCCTCGGTTCTTTCTAGCTCATGATATTCCTCTATCATATGAAGAAGGTCCTCGTCGGAACAAACAGATACAAGTGCATCAAGATCCTCACCTGGAAGCTGGTACTTGATAGTGTGATGTTGGTTGCAAATTGCAAATGTCTTCTTGATTAGTTCCTCCAAATTGGTGCCATTGCGAATAGATAAAATCCGTGTATCTCCACCTACATATCGGAGCTTCCCATCATTTGGCCGAGGCAATATTCTTCCCCCAAAGCTGCAGAgaaatttcattttaaaagaTAAACCATCAGCAAATACTTGGCCATGAGGAGTGTATGATTGAGGGGAGTCCACAACATAAAAAGGAGGCGTAGTTGGTCTTGGTATAACCCGATCACGGTCAACTTCACCCGCAAACTTACCCGATGCTTGCGCCATAGAACCATATTCCCAGTAGTATCTGCTCATGTTACTAGGATAAACATTTTTCTGTATGTCCGCCAGAAAACCTTTAGGAGCAACTGGACTAAAATCTGAGAATTCTGAACTACAATCGGAATCTATTCTCTTCACCCCCATAGCACCACCAAGATGCTTGTAAACCGGTTTAGGGTGTTGGTTTATATTAGAACCCAACTTTCTCGACTGGGGTTGATCAATTCCAGTCACTACTGGGGCTAATCTTCTTTGTGCAATACGATCCTGCAGAAACTCCGTTGAAAATTCCTCACCAGTCTGTAGACAAACATTAGTCTCATTTTCGTCTGCAGCATTTCTCCCACTTCGAACATCATCTGTTGTATCTCTGCACAACTGTCGACCAGACGTACCAGGAACCTCACCATTCATGGTCTCGAAAGAAGTTCCACTTCATCTAAGGCTTATCTATGAACACCCCCTAtcacctttcagtgttaaatcctcaatgaaaatcataattcCAGAATGGATAATGCtcaaaacaaatacataaatccATCTTTAAAACTCATTCCATGATGCACCTATGAACACTCTCTGCCCCTCCTTAACATAAATTCTAATCCTTCTTTCGGAAAAATTGCCGGAGTGAGCTTGACATTAAACTCCAAATCGCTAAACTGTGTACAAATTCCTTGATGGGCGATATCCATAATTTCTGTCTACATAAAAGTCACCATTCAAGAACATCCGAAACCAACAAGATCACGTATCACTCACAATATTAGCCATCACCGGGTTTCCATAACGAAAGATAGCCTAAGAAAATGGTGCAATAATTTTCATAGAGCTGATATCAATGGAGAAACGATTTACAATGACGAAACCAATGCAATATCTGTATCCTCGCCACCTAAACAAATAATTTCACATATTAATATGGTTATTCTGTGTACTTTCGACAAACATCTAGCGTACAGaagtgaagaaaataaaaatatgagaGCCAAAGCTCACAGAGGGATATGAAAACGAAAGAACGAACATGAACAtgcaaaagaaagaacaaaaaaggTAGCAAAATGGGTACCTTTGTGATGCTTAAAATGCGCTGATCAACGTTTGAAATCGAAGCTCAAAGACTGGTGCACTGGGATTTCAGCATTTCGGATTAAACCGGAGGAAAACGAAAAGAGGAAAATGGATTTAGGAGTTGGGGTTTTGttggtttagagagagagagagagagagagagagagagagaatagaggATCGGAGTTGAAGCGACAACAATTACTAAGGATTACGCGTCATTACTACAGGAAATAGAGGGAAAGGACAAGGCCTAACTGCTCTCAacttatttttgaatgaatttcTCCTCCTTTTACTTTTTTGGAAGCTATTAGAAATTTGTGAGCATACTTACGTACTTAATACAATCATATGAATTCTATATGACCGTATGATtgtattaaatatataaaagtaTTGTTCTGCACCTAAAATCGAATGTGGCCTATctcatttgttgacacatgatCCTTCATTTAAACCCTACTTAACAATGTTAATTATTctcgacagaaaaaaaaataatgttaatTATTCAACTTATCTCctcaagaaaaaattaaatactAAAGAGATATTGTGCCAAAAGTACATGTGTACCCAGTAGATAAATCACATAAAGGCTACAAAGGATTTTGGGTGCAGAAGATTTGGATTCATATATTTAGGGGTCCAATTCTATTAATTCACCAACTTTGTTTTTGTATCTATTACGGAATTGACTCTTTTGTTGTTTGAACAAGGAAAATAAGCTTGAACATCAAACaaaagttaaaattttaaaatttatatagttCAATTTTCTTGTTTAGATTCATACCatagaaaattaaaattccaaatttataCACCCACCACCATCACCGTGATCATCATTGCCACCATCAGCACCATCATCATTGGCCCTATTACCGTCACCACCACATCACCACAACCACCTCTACTACCACGTCGCAAAGTGGGAAAATGACTTAGCAAATTACGCCTTAATTAAATAAGGACGTCAATTTCTCATGATCTAAAGAGCTTAAATCACAATACGACAAGTTGTGCGTAAATTTAGGGGGTGTAGTCAAAATGGGATTTGataggattttaatagattttaaAATCAAGGTGTAGTCAATTACAGTTCTAAAAGATAATTTTAAAAGATTTAGAAATCATGGTGTAGTAAAGTAGGATTTaagaggattttaaagaatacaTCTAAATATAAGGATAGTCAATTAAGGAGCAtgtagtcaaattaggatttgatgggattttaatagattttaaAATCAGGGTATAGTCAATTAAGATTTTGAAAGATGATTTTAAAGGAGTTTGAAATAATGGTGTAGTTAAATTAGGATTTACgaggattttaaagaatacaATTAAATCAATGGATAGTCAATTACATTTTTTAAAAAGTTCACCAAATCTAGGTGTAGTGAGAATATCAAAGATTTGCTAGGATAATAATGAATGaaggattttgatgaatttgagaGTGAGTTGTATGAATACCAATGTCATCAAGAATCCAACCCTCCGCCCTCAGATTTCTTTTCACATTCATCAGACTTCCTCTCTCAGTTAGAAGAAGAACAATCTTCCTCAATCCCTCAAGGTATTGCTTTTCTCTTCTGTGTGGTTGTACTCAGTCTGCAAACCTAGTGTTAAAACCTCCGAGACTGATAAACCCAAGCTTTGAGGAAAACCATATCTGTTGTTTGGCAGTGCCGACAGCAAGCCAAGGAATTAACGGAGTGCCTTCACCCATTGTGTGCCCCAATTTCTCGATTATTATAATTCCCCCCACCGCACCCCATATTCATTTTTcacaatttatatatataattttggttCTTTGAGTCAGCGTTTATATTGTGGGTTTTGCTTGGTTTTTGGTGAAGTAATTAGCAAAACCCAGTTGCCACAAGCTGGATTTATCGACAAAAGTTGGGGTTTAGGAACACAGATCTTTGCTTATTTAAGGAAATGTAAGAAAGTTGGAAGCTTTTCTGCAAAAACCCGTTTGTTAATTTGGTGGCTTTTCCAATAACTAACCGGTGGAATTCGGAGTTTCGCTTGGCTGCTAAGGTGAATTTGGCTCTTTTGGAAGCTAACCACTTTCCTGTTACAGAATTGGATTTTTATTGCTTTCGTTTCGATTTGTACAGCTAATAGATAATTTTGATTTGTATAGAGCAGCGAATTATAGTGAAATAAGACAAATTAACCCCAAATAATGGATTACTTGAACCCCCAAATGAAGAAAAAGGCTATGCAAATGTGTGCAAATTGCTCCAAGTTGATGTAACAAAATGTATAGAGGCCTGTGCAATAGGACGTGTTTTAGAGAACTAGTCTCCAACTATCATCTGAAAGCCAAGAGTATTACTATGGATATGTGGAGAGACAAACAAGGTAACTGCAACAACAATTGGCAAGAGTTTCAGGTACAAACATTGTAGGTTAATCATTTCAAATCCTAAAAAAATCCATGAAAGAAGTCCATACAAAATCTATAATGAAAATACTACAAAATCCATGAAAGAAGTCCATACAACTCCACAGAAATCTATAATATAATCCATATAAATCTATCAAATTTCATGTACAATTCTAGAGTCTATTAAAATCTTTTGAAATCTGCCACCtaaaaaagtacattaaaatTCTCTGAAATCCAAATTAACTACACCCTATTTTCAGGTTTAACAAAATATGTAATTTAGAATTTGGGGGAAAAGTCCCTAAATAAAGTTTAAGCCCTTCACATTCGTGGGAGCCCAACCTAGCAGATAAGAACAACCCTTCCATTGCTTTCAAGAACAAGGTTAGGAAAATATTTTCCGCACGCCTCCTTCTCGTTATGcactcttgtttatttatgtctCAATTCTCCTTTGACTAAAGGGTGTGCAGGAGAAAGACGTGTATAGAAATCACTTCCCAAATTTTGACGAGACACGTCCAAAGTCAGAGAGTACCTATCAACTAGGAAAGCACGACTTTCCTACTAGAAACATTCACATCACACCCAATCTCTTTTGCTTGAACCATGCAGTTGGAAACCAAACCAAATGCCAATTGGGTCAAGAAGAATGAAAAGCAACAACAATAAAAACCAGGTTATAGCAAATATAAACTCTCTTTAAAACCAAGTCCACAACCGGTTACTTTATTTTCGCCGGTAAATCCACAATTCATCAAATAGTTCTGAGAACATCCATGACTCCCCCCTCTTTCTATGGGAGGGAGGGGGAAGGAAACATCAAAACAAATGACAACTTCCGAACGTGAAAATCAAAAAATATCCAACAAGCTAACCAACAGCACCAAAAGGCATGAGTTTCTATTCCATTAAGTTGGAACAACCTAATCTGCTGTGCAATGTGCGGAAATATGTGGAGCTCGTAAGTATACTGTGTCTACCTAAAGGATTCTGGACGCTTTGGCTTGCTTTGAACAACAGCCTCAATCTTTTCCATGACAGCAGGAGTTAATAGAGGGATTACATCAATAGCTTTCATGTTCTCTTGGACCTGCATACAGATGAAAACAGCTTTTTCGTAACTGTAGAAAGATGACATaacaattactttttttttagtgGAAATCAGAGGGCATAAACGCTCTCTTTGCTTTTCCAGATCCAAATATCACCATTTAAAACAAACCAGAGTTCTCCTTCACAATGCAATAACTACACGCTTATTTAACAATCACATCACTGTACATTTTTTAAAGGTTTAAAAGCCCTTCCCTCTCCATTTGCCCCTTCTCCCAATTGGTAGAATTGGCCATATTGTTTCCATGTAAACCCCTCTCCATTGAATGGAGACTGGCAAACAATTTTGACATGACGGTTAGGCATGTAAAAGCTAACATATCATTGAAAAGTCATTTTTGTTTCTTAAGGTCACGTTTGGTGCCTAGGATGAGATTGGATTGGATAACTCATTACATTTAAGGTATGTTGAAGTTGAAACGAAGGCCAACTTCCAAGTTTTGTCCAACTTAAAGGAATTAGATGGATCAGCTATAAGGTGTTGATACCCTACCATTTTGTGAGGATTCTTTAACCTGGACAAAATTCGGAAGTCAGCCTccatttcttccttcaacatACCTTGGATCTAGTGAGTTTAAACCGAAATGTGGCCTAAGTTTAAACTGAAAGGTATGCAATCTAGGATAAGCTAACAATCACCCTGCTGACTTAAAGCTTTACAACCTCCATTCTCCTTATCTGGGTTGTTAAGACATTTTATATATTGTTTTCTTCTCCCCTCACCCAGGTTTAAAGAATCTGGGAAACCGACATTGAAGACCAAACTCTAAGTAAATGACCACTATTTTAAGAAATTAGGGCAAGTTTGGAGCTATTCACAAAGCATAGGATGGGCTACACTACAAATGACTGAAACTGGAAGATAATAACAATATTACCCTCCATATGGTAATGACCAAGATTATGGTTTACCATAACATAATACTATTCTCTTGGTCGGCAGCTATTCAGATAACAGGATTTGatgtgaaaaaagaaaaaagaaaaaaaaattaaaaaaaaaaagcactcaAAATCAGGAATAATGTGGACATGTGTTCGTAACTAgtaatatactaacataatgTGTACAGAAGTGCCAGCACGCACCAACAAACTTATACAATTAATGTACTTAAAAGTTGAATCTTAATCAGAAAAACTCTCCaagatacaaaaataaaaaatgaaatcaaTTCTAATGCACTCAAGGAAAGATTAAGCACAGACAAGCTAAAAGAACAATACTGCCCATCATGTCTCACGAATGGTGATCATTGAACACCAAACTGACACGTAAGGTTCAGACCTGCTGGAAATATAACATAGACAGGGATGAATTATTTTCCTTAAATTTGAATTAACCTCAAAGTAGTGGTCTAGTAGATCAAGCAATGCATAGAAGCTAAGAATGACTACATTACAATTATGTCACAAAGATGATGTATGTTAAAACTCACCTGTGACTCCTTTGTAGCACCAGTAATAACTGATGAGACATTCGGATTAGCAGCACACCACGCAATTGCTAGTTGAGCTAATGGTACACCTAATTCATCTGCAATTGGCTTAAGACCATTAACTTTTCTCAGCACGTCATCAACAAGTGATCGACTAGCAAGATTCTGCAAAGCATAGAGCAAACGTTAGCCATCCCACCCATAAAAGAGGAAAAGGTTTATAACAGTCTATGCAACCTTGAAAACAGAAAACTAATATATGATAACATCTGCAATGTCTGTTAAGGGGAAACACCAATGATTCTAATCCAGAAACCAATCAATCCATGTCATTACATTACATCCCAGCAATAGCAAATTATATGCTGGGTTCTGATTAGAATATGTTGGCAAGTAGATAAGGGGGAGGACAAATAATTTTAATACACATGATAATAAATAATTGGTCTTGAAAAATAGACAGCAGCAGTTTAGAGTCATTAATCTAAACAATTCAACTGTGCATGTACATAAAAGCATAGAGTTAACATATTCTTTAAATCCCCTTACTTTGTAATTGTCCAATGCAAATCGGCTATCAGGAGGTATATTTCCCTTGTTATATTTTCCAGTGAGAACACCAGAAGCAAGTGGACTCCAAGTGGTAAGTCCCAGGCCATAGTTGGTATACAGTGGGAGGAACTCAGACTCAACCTGCGTACATAAAAGTTGAAGGAAATCATGAATGAGacgggggagagagagaattcCTTTCTTTGTGCTATAACAGCAATATTCATGTTCCCTTGTCGGGGACATATATAAGGAAATATAGGACAATGCAGTTGATGGAGTATAACCACACATACAAGACAATTCTATACAGTATAAAGCCAAATAATAGGCATAGAAGACATAACAGCGATTACAAAAATTACAACAGAGGACAAGGTGTCCACCAATTTACAAGTTTTCCATACTACAAAACAAGTAGAAGACATAACAGCCATTACAAAAATTACTTACAGAAAACAGAAAGAGAAATTACAAGACATCAAACAAAGCTGTAAGATGCAGCAGCTCTCAAATCTGAAAATGCTGCACAAGGAAGGCATTAAACTTTGCAGACACTGATGTCCCATATCGAAGCCCAGAACTGGACCCTTTCCCATAAAGAGTGTAATTCAGTAATCCATATACTATTAATACAGAAGTGGATGAGTATAAGTTCAGGCAATTTAAGGTAATCATTCAGCTAGAGATGCAAAATGATAGAAGTTAGATTTTTGCTTGTAAGTTAGAAATGAGATTCGTCCAAAAACAAACAGTTAGAAGTGAAAGACATGAGCTTTCCAGGTTTTCAGAACCAATAGTGACACAATACAGAGATGCAACAGACTTATTACAATGAATCATAAGAAATCATTTACCAGGAATGCTCATCTATTTCTAATTTTCTATCGATTATAATTGTcagaaaatgaaatttaaagGATGCTGCCATCCCATTGACATGAATGAAAGAATATATGGTTCGGGAACAGTTGGTTGAGTCCTTGTGGTAGAAGGGTTTCAGCTTGAAAATGGGTAATGAACAATTACAAGGAGAAAGGTGGAAGCAAAGTTAGCAATGAGTAAAAAACCGGAAAAACTGTGGCTACAAATACTACAAAGACAAACTTTTGGTtattcaaattaaataaaaaactgaaaaatcttGATATCTAATATCACTAAGTGAAAACTGGAAAAACAAGGCTACAAGTAGTGCATAGACAAACTTGTGCCTAGTCGTGTAATATCTGCAGCGTTTTAACTGAATACTACACGACCAATCTTCTCCCATGACTAGTATCTATGACTGGGTACTTAATCACTACGTAATACATAGTCAACTGCTTATTTTCAGCGCCGATAGTAGGATACTTGTACCATTTGTGAACATCAGCTACTAAATTTCAAAACAGTTATGAAATATCAGGTCATCCTATCAAAAACACCACTCAGCACTTCTTTAAATTTTGGTTACGAAAACCGGGATCATGTAAT
The nucleotide sequence above comes from Malus sylvestris chromosome 16, drMalSylv7.2, whole genome shotgun sequence. Encoded proteins:
- the LOC126606993 gene encoding uncharacterized protein LOC126606993 isoform X1, yielding MNGEVPGTSGRQLCRDTTDDVRSGRNAADENETNVCLQTGEEFSTEFLQDRIAQRRLAPVVTGIDQPQSRKLGSNINQHPKPVYKHLGGAMGVKRIDSDCSSEFSDFSPVAPKGFLADIQKNVYPSNMSRYYWEYGSMAQASGKFAGEVDRDRVIPRPTTPPFYVVDSPQSYTPHGQVFADGLSFKMKFLCSFGGRILPRPNDGKLRYVGGDTRILSIRNGTNLEELIKKTFAICNQHHTIKYQLPGEDLDALVSVCSDEDLLHMIEEYHELERTEGSQRLRLFLVPLSETEIPSSVEARVTHPIGADCEFVFAVNGMLDRSPRKSSSGQSLASQTSQYGNMSDYSPTFNRDSPTAAYFETKDYSPSSSNALGALPKPAPQFLATLQIPKKSFNQSPPISPVPLQHRDPKSSNVQLYLDRSYCDGSGGIAPSAMEKLPCDNSYYLDAGDSNDNLHHEPPLLNHHHHNKYLAENYRTKKSHIVHSHNRSFSENFVPSAQYGKSGMKSERLVILEKDLHSEKSISRPEDTVGLSSGSGERDASHHRIMHAVLSDPQLQEHVQTTSKGEVIPVLSLKYRLEKSPSLKIQRSSQEQHVQQKVILDGKHQIAKYGNQFTARRPDQCKVERALEMLNQTDMDDICADKKWTHFEGNVEVTSNDIVMEFKKEQDANCLRSGCLASEHSQCPGSGISGSSNPKTEGSEDNMGPQGYGLDTISQFSLRSENCTWDQRCAIAETISSQPVSHRSRELLPVASQEFLVSTYKLATTAAPDGEFSLHDKEPMNYPNVGLSRQSSEVTNCEDAIPAQLQPLDSWHDNKLTDSVVIVEDLTNMTPSGIPASKVVYHVSHTEDEASDDCSSPGETVTGSLAPASDNKAMTADGSHRHETISDVAIAEMEAGIYGLQIIKNDDLEELQELGSGTYGTVYHGKWRGTDVAIKRIKKSCFSGRSSEQDRLTKDFWREAKILSTLHHPNVVAFYGVVPDGRGGTLATVAEYMVNGSLRHALIRKDRVLDRRKRLIILMDTAFGMEYLHFKNIVHFDLKCDNLLVNLRDPERPICKVGDFGLSRIKRNTLVSGGVRGTLPWMAPELLNGSSNRVSEKVDVFSFGIVMWEILTGEEPYANMHCGAIIGGIVNNTLRPPIPKRCDSEWKNLMEQCWSPDPADRPSFTEITHSLRDMSTALHKKRPSLASR
- the LOC126606993 gene encoding uncharacterized protein LOC126606993 isoform X2, with the translated sequence MNGEVPGTSGRQLCRDTTDDVRSGRNAADENETNVCLQTGEEFSTEFLQDRIAQRRLAPVVTGIDQPQSRKLGSNINQHPKPVYKHLGGAMGVKRIDSDCSSEFSDFSPVAPKGFLADIQKNVYPSNMSRYYWEYGSMAQASGKFAGEVDRDRVIPRPTTPPFYVVDSPQSYTPHGQVFADGLSFKMKFLCSFGGRILPRPNDGKLRYVGGDTRILSIRNGTNLEELIKKTFAICNQHHTIKYQLPGEDLDALVSVCSDEDLLHMIEEYHELERTEGSQRLRLFLVPLSETEIPSSVEARVTHPIGADCEFVFAVNGMLDRSPRKSSSGQSLASQTSQYGNMSDYSPTFNRDSPTAAYFETKDYSPSSSNALGALPKPAPQFLATLQIPKKSFNQSPPISPVPLQHRDPKSSNVQLYLDRSYCDGSGGIAPSAMEKLPCDNSYYLDAGDSNDNLHHEPPLLNHHHHNKYLAENYRTKKSHIVHSHNRSFSENFVPSAQYGKSGMKSERLVILEKDLHSEKSISRPEDTVGLSSGSGERDASHHRIMHAVLSDPQLQEHVQTTSKGEVIPVLSLKYRLEKSPSLKIQRSSQEQHVQQKVILDGKHQIAKYGNQFTARRPDQCKVERALEMLNQTDMDDICADKKWTHFEGNVEVTSNDIVMEFKKEQDANCLRSGCLASEHSQCPGSGISGSSNPKTEGSEDNMGPQGYGLDTISQFSLRSENCTWDQRCAIAETISSQPVSHRSRELLPVASQEFLVSTYKLATTAAPDGEFSLHDKEPMNYPNVGLSRQSSEVTNCEDAIPAQLQPLDSWHDNKLTDSVVIVEDLTNMTPSGIPASKVVYHVSHTEDEASDDCSSPGETVTGSLAPASDNKAMTADGSHRHETISDVAIAEMEAGIYGLQIIKNDDLEELQELGSGTYGTVYHGKWRGTDVAIKRIKKSCFSGRSSEQDRLTKDFWREAKILSTLHHPNVVAFYGVVPDGRGGTLATVAEYMVNGSLRHALIRKDSLQILHAECLIVERGS